A region of the Brachybacterium sacelli genome:
ACGGCGTGGACCCCTCCCAGATCGCGGTGTCCACCGGTTCGGTCGCCGTCAGCGGCGACCTGGTGCGGGCCGTGGTCGGCGAGGGCGACGAGGTCGTCTACGCCTGGCGCTCCTTCGAGGCCTACCCGATCCTGGTGGGCTCGCACGGCGGGGTCCCGGTGCAGGTGCCGCTGACGGACACCTTCGAGCACGACCTCGAGGCGATGGCCGCCGCGATCACCGAGCGCACCCGGTTGATCCTCCTGTGCACCCCGAACAACCCCACCGGGCCCTCTCTGTCCACCGAACAGATCGAGGAGTTCCTCGCCCGCGTCCCCGAGGACGTCGTGGTCGCGATCGACGAGGCCTACCGCGAGTTCCACGACCCCGCCACCGTCGCGGGCACCGCCGGGATCTTCCGCCGCCACGGCAACGTGGTGCTGCTGCGCACCTTCTCCAAGCTGCAGGGCCTCGCCGGGCTGCGCATCGGCTACGCCGTCGCCCATCCCCGCCTGGCCCGCGCGCTGAGCCAGGTCACCGTGCCTTTCGGTTCGAGCCTTCCCGCCCAGGTCGCGGCGCTGAGCAGCCTTCGCGGCGAGGTGCAGGAGGAGCTCGACCAGCGGGCCGAATGGA
Encoded here:
- a CDS encoding histidinol-phosphate transaminase; protein product: MPSQSDPDRYPEPPETVRLRPALEKLPAYVPGRPAVDDGARRFKASSNESPFPPVDAVRDAAIDALAGSNRYPDMAALELREALGTKHGVDPSQIAVSTGSVAVSGDLVRAVVGEGDEVVYAWRSFEAYPILVGSHGGVPVQVPLTDTFEHDLEAMAAAITERTRLILLCTPNNPTGPSLSTEQIEEFLARVPEDVVVAIDEAYREFHDPATVAGTAGIFRRHGNVVLLRTFSKLQGLAGLRIGYAVAHPRLARALSQVTVPFGSSLPAQVAALSSLRGEVQEELDQRAEWIRQERSRVFAALRGQSWELPVSQGNFVFFPVGEDSAAFTAFADERGLVLRAYGSDGVRATIAEQEANDLLLEIAGEWRGR